GAAAGCCCAGCAGCTGATCCTTGCCGATCTCAGCCGTCCGATCCAATCGACGGTGGGGATCGTCTCCAGCTGGAACCAAACAGCCGCTAGGTCAACCCTATCTTCGTTTCCCCTCGCTTGCCCCCGATTttgcccgagagagagagagagagagagagagagagagaccggcGGCGTGTGCTCTGCCAGCCAGCCATGGCGACGCGGTGGCTTCGCTCGCCGGAGAAGCGTGCAACGGACCAAGTTCCGCGCGCTCCTCCGTCGAGCATAGCTGCCGGCGTCGAGTACATGTGTCGCGGCGAGATCGGGGAGAAGGCCGCGTCAGCGCCCTTGCACGGCGGCGTCCATGTGGGATCCCGGAGGAGAGGCGCCGACGCGGCTTCGTTAGATGAGCCCCAGTCCCACCTTATCCTTTTCAATTTCATCAGTCGTGTGCATTTCTGCTTTCGGATTTGGGGAATAAACTATATCCGAATTGGGGATTTACTCGATCTCATATTTTGGGATTTGCAGTTGCATCTTTTCTTACACATCTGATTTCCCTCCTTCTAATTTCTCAACCAGTGCTAACAGTGCTAATCAGGACAATGCGGACGCGTGACTTAATTAATCAAACAGAAAATCTAACTAGCACTAACCCAGTGACAATTAGGGAAGAAAAAAAATCTTGTATCTCATCAAACTTGAACAGagatcaataataataataattacgtagtactccctctgtaaactaatataaaagtgtttacatGAGTGGGGCGTTTTGGTGGACGAGCTGCATGGAGGCCGGTATCTGCGTCGGTCGTTCTGGTGTCGCGATGCGTGGCCTGTGCGCTTTTTTCTATTTACCGTTTTTGTCTGGTATAAATACAGCGGTGCTGCCTTCTCCTGTTCCCGCTTTGTACATGGGCCTATGATTGTTGTACTGCTGCCTTCTCCTGTGCACGCACAAGATGTTCTGTCCGTGCGGTTCGAATTGGGCACACCTCACGGGCCGGTGAGGCTGGTTGGTGAGGAAAATAAATGTGTGGTTGCTCGGCCCGCTCGGCGACGGTGTCGACCATTAAGCGGTGCCTGTTCgtgtttggccactcgaccagaaagTGGACGGCACCGGGCAAAGGGGGCTGCGCCGCTTTTCGCCATGGACGGCATGGAGTTCTTCTTCGATGAATCTGCATCGGGGTAATATTCCTTGAAAATCTCGCTCAAGTTGTCGCATGGAGTTCTTCTTTTAGCTAGAAAATCTATCGATTGGAGTTTCCCTTGACCTGTTCCTCAAACAATCAGATCTGGATGGCTCTCGTTTGCCTGTGCAGGTTCGTGCCGCGGTTGGACGGCGGAGTTTTCTTAAGGGGTCTAGTTGCCGGCGAGCAACTTACTGAAGGCGGCACTAGTGGAACAGAGGATGCGGAGGAGGATTTGATTTCTTCTCTTCCCATGGGGCGAACTGGAGGCGGCATGGATTGTGAAGGGGGCGAAGGTGCTGGTACAGGGGGCTACGCATCGTATGATCTTGGCGGCGAAGGCAAGGGCGATTCCTGCGAGACAGGCGGTGCAAATATAGTCCCAAATGACATGGACTAGGATGCAGATGAAGATGGAGTGGGAGTGTCAAATGCAAACCAGTCTTCTTGGACCAAGAGGTGAATTTCTGTTATCCCTAGCCTTGAACCGTTTTAGATAATGTCTATTAATTTTCTTCTCAGTTATATGCATCGTCAACTTTTACTCGTAGTTCTGTTGCACAAACGCTGTTTGTCTGGTCGATTTTTATTTTTCTGGTCGGCTCAGCATGTtgaaaattagaaaaagaaaacatGGGCATTAGGAAAACGTTTCTGGGACGGTTACCTGTTTTAGTGCCACACGAGCGAGCAGTCACAACAGGGGCGAAAATCATGttcataaaaagaaaaagaaaaacatgatAAGTCTAATTTTGAGACATGTCTGATGCCCTCAGATCACAACAGAACGCTGGTGTCGCACACCAAAGAAAAGGATGATGCTAACTGCCGTTTTTGGTTTGTTAAAAATAAAAATTTTCTGAATCTGGTACTGCTACTAGCATAGCAACACAGATATGTCTAGTAAAAAATATCCCAGCAAAAAATTATTGATTTCTGCTAGGTTGTGTGGGCAGTGTGCCCATGTACGACAATTATTTTTTCTGTTCTTCAGTTGATTTAATCCGCTGACGAGTTTATGTGTGTCATTTATTCCCAGGGTCAGAGTTGGAAAAGCGGCAGATGAGAGGGAGCCCAGCCCTTCAAGGATGCCTGCCCTTGAAGCTTCTATCCGTGCATTTGTTGACAAAAAGTCTAATAATGTTGTCAATCCATCGATTGGGACTAGTTTTGATTCCGTCGAAGTGGGTATGAGTTTTACAATCTTTATTCGTGGGAGGTTGGTTTTGGGTTGCGCTACGCAAAAAGACGTTTGAATGTACACCGGAAGAAGTGCATGCAGGAGATAGTTTGCGCTTGTGCGGTGAGTCAGCCACATAACATCAATTCCCCCTTACATTTAGAGGATTTTGAGCtttcttttcattttctttctttgtgCCATGCAACGAAAATGTGCGTATTAATTTACAATTTTTTCATGTTCTTAATTACATGTGCTTGTCTTCTTCAGGGCAACCCATTGCAAGCCAACAGTAGGTCAACGCGGTGTGGTTGCAATCCCATGATACAACTACTAAGGTCGGACGATGGAGGATGGTATGTATGCGAGAACAGTGCTGATCACAACCATGATTTATCTGTTAATTGTGGAGAGAAACTGCACTGAAAGTCACACCGACACATAGATAGCTATACAAGGGACCTAGTTAAGCAACTAAGAGAAAATAACATCAGCATTAGCAAGCTTTACAGTGTCGTGGGGAGTTTCTTTGGCATGATAAAGGACGTGCCATTCACGAAACTTTCCTTAAAAACATTGTGTGGTAAACTTAACCGGGAACAGTCTCTGAATGATGCAACAAAGACCATATAGATGTATTCAACGAGATGAGGGCAGAGGACCCTGAATTTAAATACAGTGTTCAGGTTGAAACCGAGGGGAGGATTAAGACATTGATGTGGGCCGCTGGCAGAGAGATTGAGCAATTCAAGTGTTTCGGTGATGTTGTAACATTTGATACAACCTACAGGACAAACCTGTACGACATACCATTTGGCCTTTTGTTGGTGTTAATAATCACTTTCAGAGCATCATATACGGAGGCGTGTTGATGAGCGATGAGAAGGTGGACACTTTCAAGTGGATATTCACGGAGTTCTTCCAAATGCTAGCAGCACCACAGCCAAAAACTATCTTAACAGGTAATACATGATTTGGAAAACAAAAAAAGCTGGAAAAAAATATTGTCACCGATATAATTTGCTAGAGTGCTTGATTTCTAAAATTTGATGCTCTTACTTGATTTCTTTGTGGCTGGGACAGATCAATCTCGCGCAATGGAAATTGCAATAGCGGACCTCATGCCACGGACTGCGCATCGGTGGTGCAAATGGCACGTGCTGAAGAAGGAAAAAGAGAGCCTTGGAGCGCTGCTTGCAGAAGGGAGTGAATTCAAGCCAGAGTTCAGCAAGCTAGGCCACCATGTAGTTAGTATTGATGAATTTGAGAAGGGCTGGGCATGCTTGATTGAGAAATATGGCCTCCAGACCAATACATTCCTAACGCAGCTTTACGAAGTTAGGAGGAAGTGGGCAAAGCCATACTTCATGGGTGTGTTTTGTGCAAAAATGACAAGTACGCAGCGAAGTGAGAGCGCAAACCACCTTCTCAAAGGGTATGTGCCACCAGGCTGCCCCATGCACTTGTTCATCCGGCAATATGAGAAGATGCAATTTGACCACGACTCAGAGGAAAGTTACCAGGAGAAGAGGACAAAACTAGTATGTTTCGATTAGTCTTCTATGTATGTATCTTTGAGCTGTTGAATTGCTGCCTTCCATAGAATCTTAGATCCTCTTGTTGCACTTGCCATGTGCAGGGTGAGATTGTGCTGAAGCAACATATCCCATTTGAGGTACATGCATCGCCAGGTTTACACCAGGACAATGTTTGAGAAATTTGGTGAAGCATTGTATGAGTGTGGGTCATATGATCTAATAGAAGTCGAACCCCGATTGGAGTACATTGCTAGGCACATAAAATTCCAGTCAGGGGAAAAGTGGTGCAAGAATGAGTTTGTCATCTCAGTGAGTGAGCCAGCCGATGAGTTCATTAGCGAGTGTGGAACGTTTGAGCACTATGGGATGGTTTGCAGCCATGTGCTTAAGGTGTGTGACGCATATCCTCATAGTTTTCCGCAAACCATTTTCCGCATGAGCTCGCATCCGAAAAACATGTGCTGATGGTCAGGCCATGAAACTGACATTTTTGGTTGTTGTTTCACCAGGTCATGATACACCTAAAACTGTATGAGCTCCCGCCAAAACATGTGCTCAAGCGGTGGACTAGAGATGCAAGAGATATACTGCCACCGGAGTATTTGCGCTACCAGAAGGACCATGGGCCCCTGAAGTATTCTTCTCGTCGGCACAACACCTTATACTTGTTGGCACTGGATGTGGTTAAATTAGGTAACAACAATGTGGAAGCACATGCACTTGCAATGGAGAAAATGCGAGATGTCAAAGTGCTGCTCGAGCCAGTTGCCGCCGTGCGGGATAGGCTTGGTTTGTCTGATAGAGAGTTGGCTGCAGATTCAGGCGGCTCTGGTGTTGGGAACAAGCAGCATTTTGGGAGAGCTGAGTCTGAGCACACCATCTCACAAGGATTGGATTTGTTTCCAGCATCGTGCAAGAAACGACCCGCTGGGCGTCCAACAACGAGCCGCGACAAGGCTCCATATGAACAACCATCAAAGAGGAGCAGATTATGTTCTATATGCAGAATTCAGGGGCACTAGAGCACAACATGCCCTGCCAGAGGGGatgtgccaaaggcacctaggaaaTCGCCTCGCTGCTCAAAATGTGGGTTGACATGTCACAGGAAGAACAGATGCAGCAACCCgcctaaggtctgaaaaaagatatGAAATTTagtgtttgttttcgagatccgttGGTTTGTCTGTGTGGCACTTTGTTATTAGAACCCGTATGTTATTTCTGTAAACCACCAAGAGATGGTAAGTGAGCATTCCCGTGGCATCTGGCAGGGACATTTGTGAATTTGCATCGGGCTTTATGTTGGCTTGTTTGCTGTTGTGATGGTGAAGAAAAAATATTCCAGTTGGCACTTTATGCTTGGCATAAGAAAAATGGATGTTGCCGTCTCGTGTAGAACATGTGAAAAAATGAACATGGGCATGATCGTCTGTGAGTGATGCTGGCACTGCAGGGCCATGATGGGGGAGTGGTCGCACGTCTAGCCAGCCTGTGAGCGAGCAGTGGACGACATGGGGTGCTACTGTAGAAAAATACAGAATACAGGATTAGGGTTAAAGCTGCTGGCTCGAATACATGACATAAATGCGCTGATGCAGTGTCTCGATGGGATCACTGACGACCGAGATAGCGAGCTGCACAGAGCTCGGCCTCCAAACGGCATTTTCGTGTTtacatcactattttagtgatctaaacgctcttatattagtttacggagggagtatataatatgACTGAAATTGAAATTACATCTCACATGCATGGCTACAAATTAGGAGATTTAGCTAAAAAAAAGTAACTATCATATATAGTTGATAGGATCCACTAGGAACTACTAAAACTCAAGCATGACAGGATCCACTGGGTACATCGGATCCTTTAGAATGCCACATTTCCCTCCTCCCTTTTCATATCCCCGCTCGAGGCGAATGTATCCCCCGTCCCCCCACCCGCTGCCCCAGGAATTCTTGATTAACCAGTAGTTAGTGCTCTTGATCAGCCTTCCATCACTGTACCTCTCCTCCGTCCCGTATCCGACCACCAATACCTGGTGGGAGATGTTGCTCTTGCATGGCCCTGTGAAGATTTCCTTTAAATCTCGTAGTTCTTTCCACCCGCTGCTATCAACCCCCACCACCACTGGTTGAGATGCCACAGCCTGCATTAGGGCGGTTTCATTGTTTGGGGGAACCAGCTCATAACCCCCAATAGCCACGATTTTGTTTGCATCGTGACAATTCCACACCGTTCCCACCCTGCCCTGATATGGGTTACTCTCCCATGAGGAAATCCCATCATTGTCGATGATGTACTCGAACGCCCGCCAAGCGTTGCCACTTTTGCAGCCCCTTGTTGTGCTGCAGTCCACCAGCTCCTGCACGGACAGGGGCACCAGCTCGTTGTTCTTGATCATGTTGATGCCCTCCACTGCCCCTGCCGCCGCAAAAGCCCAGCATGATCCGCATACATCTCCTTGGGACCTGACATCTGTCACGGCGCCCTTCTCGCGCCAGTCGATGTGGCTGGGGATGTCGTTGTTGGTGAAGGCAAACTTGTCGCTGGAGATGATCTCGTTCCCTTGGTGGTGCTCTCCACCGCTGGCGTAGCAGGATGCAAAGCTGCTGATGAACTCCTCTTTGGTTAGATCCGAGAATTGGTTGAGGTGTGGCCGGCTGTGGACGGCACCTTTGTTCAATTTCTCGATTTTTGCCGCGTGCGCCTTGAAGATCTCGAATCGCGCGGCCTTGTTGTCGAGGCTGCAGCCGCGCCCCTCCGGGTACTTGGCGCACCATCGATTGTACAAGGCACGCATCGACTCCTCCGACGAAAGCTCCTCGCTGGTGAAGTAGATGCCGCTGGCCGCCGGTGTGAGGACCAGCAGCAGCAGCACTCCCATCGACAAGGCAAGATAAATAGCCATTGTACCTTTTTTTCGTAGTTATGATGGCTGTAGGTAGTGTCTTCTGTATGTGTGCTTATATGCTACTTTAATTTGATCAGAACCAGCACAGGCATGAATGGTGTGAGGTAGCTGCAAGGAAACTACCATCTACCTAATAGCTCTCTGCCTTCAGAAGTAGGAAGTGCATGAGCAGATCTATGAGAATTAAgattattttcttcttcttaaatTGTTTAGGTTGTTGCTTTATGATGACATTCAGTTTTTTGTTAATTATTTTTAGTGTTACCAAGTTCTTCATGAGCCTCTGCAAATGATGCCGTGTCTACCTTATAATCCTGTTACACTCATTCTTGACAATTAGTTAATTTCTTGACTCTGACAGGATCAACTGTAGTTAGTAAACGTTGTTCAATATCTAGCAGTTCAAGAATGAACCTACTGTGTGGTATGGACAGTGATTTTCAacttctatacattattttgctgggCTTACTGTTATGAATATTCAGACGTTCTTGAAATGCTAGAGCATCTCTCTATCCTCCTTCAGTTCTTGTGCCTTTCAGGTTGTATTTACCTTCCCCTCCTATCTGCTTGTCTTCGTACCATAACTTCAGTTCGTATTGATTCCTTTTGGACCTCCTATTTAATGTGCTTTCAGTTATCTGATGATCAAACAAAGAGACCCTTTTGGCTCTCACTTCTATAGTTCGTGCAGCGAAAACATACTTAGTCCAGAGTAAAAAATTAGGAAAGCTAAAAAATTAATAATCTCTTAAATTCCTAAAATTTGTTGTGGCTAGATTCTTGAAATTATTCTTCATGGCATGGCCTGTTTCCTTGGTTGCTTTTTAGCCTCGTCTACTATTTCATGTCCTTTCCTATATATGGTGGCCCTCCTATATGGTATACCGTCTGGAAACCAGGTGTAGACACAAACCATGGTTATCTAAAAGGATCCTCAAAGCACAAATAAATTCGGGGTCGATTCGGGTTCTTTCATCATCCTACCTACATGCTCACTATATATGGTTATGTGCAATGTCAGCTAGTAATAGCTACGGGCTCATGGTTTATTTCATTTCTCTCAGCACATTCTTTCAACTATTGTCCTTAACTAACTAGGAACGTGTTTTCTGGAATCTGAGATTTCTCATACAGCTGCTTACCTAGACGCTATTTCCACATGTTCACTTAAAATTGTGGTTTTTAACACGCATAATTACACAGCTAATAAATCTAAATCGCGCTGTTTTGATTAATTAACAAGACAATGCTCCTTCTCTACAGCTGGACGCAGACTGACTATACTAAATTCCCTAAGGCCATGCATGCTTGACAACTTCTGGTAGAGTTCCCATAATAAGGTCAGTTTTGCAGAGACTGTTTTCAGAAGAATACTATTGCACAGTACTCACTGGTATGCAATTTTGCAAATAGTACCAGTTTTGAATGTTGCTGACTCCTACCCGCGCGTTGTTGCTGTGAAGGGAATCTGTAAGGTTAATTCAGATATTGGCTGCGAACCTCTGGTTGGATTGTTTTACTTGTTATACTCTAATCAGGAGAGATGTTTGTTCATGATACTGGCTGCGAACCTCTGGTTTGATGAGAGCAGATTTGCCCCGCTGTGTTGCATGCTGATATATTTTCCAGTGAGTAAATATAAATGATTGCACGCTAAGTCGCTAACAATGGAGCGTTTTTATTTATAAAAGACTCTCCAGCTATGGTACATTTggcaccaaaccaaagcaaaccaaAAAAAGAAATCAGTAAATTAAGAGTTTTTTCTGCCCTTTGGTAGTACATTATACTCCGAAAGGCTACGGTACTGTCGATTGCAAGCTCAGTCTGTCGATATTTATACTTACGCTGATGGATGGTCAATGGCTCTCTACCTGAATTTTAGCTACCTTTGAAGCAAATGCAGTTTTGTGCCACGTGTTCCGGATTACCTTTGGGAGCAGTTTTGCGGTGGGACCAGTTTTAGCAAATTGGTCTTCTTCCTTTCAAACATTAGtaaatttgagctaatgcaaccagttttttttttctgaaacgTGGTCCCTTAGTGCTCGATTTATTAAAAAAGGTCGAAGAGAGTTGCCTAGTTAATTAATAGAAAACCAAGCAAAAACCGTCACAACACGCTCGCAAAAACAAGGCACACATGGCGACCTGGCAACCCACACAAGAACGCACTCGCGCCGTCGAGGAAAAGAGCATCGTCGAGGTTGCAATCCAGTGTCTTTGTCATCACACCTCCGCGAGGGCGACTCCGTCTTCACCATCAACGACCACCAAAGTAGCCCTCACCGTAAACAAGCGCCGAGGCCTACGTCGGCCGATGCCAAACAGTCCACCACACACGTTGATGACAAGGCAGCTCCGACTCCGTCGACGAGTATTGTAGGGGAAAATCGATCAAACGTCGATGACAAGGAAGCTCCAACTCCGTCGACGAGTATTTTAGGGGAAAATCGATGGGCCTGCGTTGAGCTGGCACCGAAACCGACCACCCGTCTCGTGTCATCGTCACCATGTCGGCCACCTCCTCAGATGCTCCGATTTCAGGAAGACAAGTGAGGCATGACAACCCCTCGAACACGCCGGATAAGATCGACTACCAAAGCTCAGCAGCAGCACAATTCTGCCGAAGCTGTCATCGTTGCCACACGAGAAGTCGCGCAACATCGTCATTGCTAGACATACACCTGCCGACCCCAATGCCGCGAGCGTCCAGCCCATGAAGCGACGATGCCGACACCGTCGCTCGACCCGAATGGGCCTTAGGCTTTCACCCGAAGAGCTGGAACCGTGGGTGTGCAGGGGGTGGACTCCACGGCAGCGCCTCCAAGGAGATGACATGACATCCGCAAACGCCGACGCCGTCGGCCGGCAAGACCCGACGGGCTTTCGCTCGGATCACCGCCAACACCACATCCCCACGCATAGCACAGCTCCACTGACCCGCACACCTCCCACGAAGAAATCGCGCCATGACCAAGTGGAAGCCACCTCAATCCTCGCCGTCAGCCAGAAGAACCAGCGAGCCAACTCCGCCCGATCCCGGGCAGATCTGGCATCCCACCTCTGCTGCACGACCACAAAAACCACCAAGGCCGGCACGCCTCCAGCCAGCGCGAAAACGCTTCCCAAAGAGCAGGAAGGGAGGCTACACCCGCCCAACTCGTCGGAGAAGAGCAGTCAGCGGAAGACCAGCAGCCCACCGATGACGCAATCGCGGCCACCACCCGCGAGAGACTCTACAAAGGGGGTGACTTGCCGGAGAGAGTTGCTGGGATGCACCCCAAGGACCCACCGACGATGCCGTCGAGGCCGCCAACCTATTGGATCCACTGAGCCATGCTGCAGAAAGGGAATCGAACCTCCCCCATCTTGAGCTCCGCCTCTTGACGAACAGGCGCCACCCGCCGACAGCTCCACCACGCCCGACACGACCACCTCGTCGCCCTAGCGGCCGCAACAGCCGGCGACGCCACGAAGACCGAGGCCAGAGCCCCGGGGCCCAAGATCCGTCGCGCCCAACGCAACGGTCGGAGATCCCCCCTCCACTTAGAGGAATGGGGCCGGCCACCACCGCGGCAtgggccggcggcagcggcggcaggggATAGCTATTGGTTGGGCCTAGCAGCACAGAGATTTGGGACCCCCGGCTCGCCTAGGAGGAGATGACGCGGGGGAGGAGACGAGTGCTACTACTTGTATAGAAATATGGGACCAATTTTGAATTGCCTAGAGGGTTAACAAGTCACATCATCTGAGATTTGTTGTTTTCTTGAAACGCCGTCCCTTAAGACCTCACTAAAAATGGTAGAAGATAATTGCCCGGTTAATTAACGAAAACCGAGCAAAAACCGTCATAACACGCTCGCAAAAACAAGGCATACATGTGACCTCACAACCCACACAAGAACGCACACACGCCGCCAAGGAGAGAAAGCGTCGTCAAGGTTGCAACCTAGGGTCATCGTCATCACACCTCCATGAGGGCGACTCCGACTCCACCATTGACGACCACCAAAGCAGGCCTCACCGCAAGCAAGAGTCGAGGCCTGCGTCGGTCAATGCTAAACAGTCAGCCACACGCATCGACGACCAGGCAACTCCGACTCCGTCGACGAGCATTGTCCGTTGGGCTTGCGTCGAGCCAGTGCTAGAGCCGACCACCCGCCTCGTGTCGTCATCACCGCAAGGGCCCTTCCTCAGCAACTCCGACTTcaggagcgcgtggatgccgcatgGCAGGCGCTTGGCGAGTCACGCTTCGTCCTGCTCATTGTTCATAGTTCCTGGTGATCGGACCATAGTGTTGCCTGCAGCCATGCGAGCACGCTCGCGAGATCTAGAACCAGACGACATGGAAGGTTTGTTGAGGCATTTTACGGACAGATCTGATGAACTGGTAACCTCAAGAGCAAGTTGATGGCCCGGAAGAATTGAGGAGAAAATGGAGGGATGGGTGGGAAGCTGGTCCGTGGGACGGACTGCTTTAGGCCAACTTCACTGCGCGATcttaaacggacgtccgttttgttcggattctgtccgtttgagtagcgatttggggtcgtgtccggggcGTGTCCTGggctgcggtggccgtgcgcccagcgcgcggccgcatccttttGCCCTATCCTGTCCGCGTCTATTTAAAAAACTAGTAGCaacgtttcaaatgccaagcccTAGTTCATCACGCCGGCAACAGAGCCAGCGGCTTACATGTCCATCGCCGGCATCAGCCAGCgggcggcaacacagccagcctccaaaatgattagttgtcctcgccg
The Triticum dicoccoides isolate Atlit2015 ecotype Zavitan chromosome 3A, WEW_v2.0, whole genome shotgun sequence genome window above contains:
- the LOC119270375 gene encoding protein FAR1-RELATED SEQUENCE 3-like; the protein is MHRQVYTRTMFEKFGEALYECGSYDLIEVEPRLEYIARHIKFQSGEKWCKNEFVISVSEPADEFISECGTFEHYGMVCSHVLKVMIHLKLYELPPKHVLKRWTRDARDILPPEYLRYQKDHGPLKYSSRRHNTLYLLALDVVKLGNNNVEAHALAMEKMRDVKVLLEPVAAVRDRLGLSDRELAADSGGSGVGNKQHFGRAESEHTISQGLDLFPASCKKRPAGRPTTSRDKAPYEQPSKRSRLCSICRIQGH